gaaccccaataaaactggagggcagcaGGGGCATGCTGTGCCTGTCCTCCTAGGAGAAGCCTCTCTCTCCCTGGAGACtatcccttttccctctccatcTTGTCTAATAAAATCAAGCCTGCTACTCTGAGCACCACGTCTGAAACCTTTCTGACTTGATGCAAAAATCGGGGATTGAAGGGGGCTTCCCAGTGCCCCAGTTTCCCTGAGGGTCTCCGCTCTGAAACAGTTAATCAAGCAACTTGCAACCTGCCTGGTCCTGGCCAGCCTggggggtctcactgaatttccaCCTGCCCTCATGTGGTCTTGAGGACAGGCTGCCTGAAGGCCAGAGTCCCTCCTCGGGGGCTGGTGAAGCTGGACCTAAGATGCTGCAGAGTGACCACAGACCACCTCTGACGTCATCAGAATAACATGCCTGCATGTTCCTCCCGCAGCAGCCAGCTCTCCCCTCATTCCTTCTACCCTACATCAACCACGCCCCACTTCAAGGACGGGAAGTTCACCTGGGAGTCTATCTTCACACCCTCTTCTTGGCAAGAGTAAAAGTGTCCTTGGCTGCTCAAAGAGTGCTTGGGTGCTCGGTCATGTTCCTGGTTCCACATTCCAAGAGGGAAAAAGGACCCAGTCTTTgggtcaaaaattgtcaacactttGTTCTTTCTGGGTCATTTTTCTGGGAGCTGGAAGCGTGGACTCTCTCAACGGAAGATGAGGGTGGATGGAGTCCACTCAGAATACGAGTGAGCTCTTTCCAAAAACAGGAGGGTCCCCAGGAGTCCAGGGAGCTCAGGTCCATTCCCAGGACTCTCCCTGGACGGGCTCAGCACCAGCAGGACTCCTGGAGTTTGATTCTGGGAAGGGCCTCACAGGGAGCCCGACCTCCACTCTCAGCCTAGACCCATGTTAATCCTTTACACAGGGGGTGCATGTCCACACCTGGGCTCCCCTGAAGCCCGGCAGCCCCTCCAGGGAGCTCTGGCTCATTTCCAGGTGGCCCATCCTGGGCTGGTGCCTTGAGACTTGtgtggaggggaggagaggagaggagaggtgggGACAGGCACAGGGTCGGAGCTCAGGGAGGCGCAGGGCTGGGAGACTGTGGTGGGAGAGCCCCGCCATCTTCTCACGCCTCCTGTCCCTGGTCTGGGACGCTGTCTTGGCTCTTCCCTAAAGGTGTGTGCCCTCAGGGCAAAGGTGACCTGCCCCTGGGCCCTCAGGAGGTGACCCGAGTCCCAGGAGTGAGCGtccctgggggaggtgggaagtGCAGACCCTCGGCCCCCCAGGACCCCCGAATCAGTGTGCACCCCAGCTCTGAGGGGACTGTGTGCACAGTGCGTCCAGGAGCCCCGAACGGGAGCCAGTCCCGCTCTCCAGTCACGGTGTGTCTTGGACACTGCCTGTGAAAGGCTGGGGACACTGCGCTCTGGAGGCTGCGGTGGAGCAGGAGCCTCGGGAGTGGGAGCAGACGGGCCTGGGAGAACCCCGGTTCTCTTCTCCTAAGCACCTGATGCAACTCCACACCTAAGGCATCAAGTGGGACATGGGAAGGGTGCCAGTCTCGCCAGCCTCTCACAAGCACGGAGGCGAGATGAACCGGGAGCACCAGGCGGGAACCACAGGAATAGCCGTGCTTATCACAAAAAATCAAGACAGCACTGTGAGACCTCCTGCTGCAGGATTTACATGGCCCACAAAGAGTCACGTGGAAATCTGGACGTAGCCAAAGCCTTAAACCAGCTGTCAGGGACAGTGGCTGCGGGGCAGGCCCTGACTGGCTGCAGCTGGGCTCCACTGAGCCCTCGGCTGATGGGTTATGGCCTCAGTGTGCAGCCAGGGCTGGGAACTGGCTACGCTATGGTGGTCAAGGCCAGACACTCGATGCTGGTACAGCTCACACAGGCACTTGCGAGCCGCGCCCCTGTGCACCCTGCTGGCAGGTGCCTTCCTCCTGTGGCCTGCAGCGTGAAAAGGGCCTGTGGAAAAGACCTGGGGGCTGTGGAGGTGGGAGGGCTGATGGAACTGGCTGGGTGCTGAAGCGGAGGCCGGGCCCGGAGGCTGTGCCCACTCTGAATGAAGCATGTCTCTCCCAACTGCACCTGGAATCTCCTTCCACCTGCCGAACTCAGACTTCATTTCCTGGGTCAGAGGCCCCACTCAACAGCGACCCATTTTGGGAATAAAGGGCAGAAAAGGCAAATGATTCCATGAGTGACTGAGGGTGGAATCTAGGAAGAGGAAATGCTCGATGGCCATCCATGAAGAGCATGGTTCGCCCAGAGCCCTGGCGGAGCCGGGTGGTTCCAGCTAAAGTGCTGAGACCGACTGTGAGCAGAAAGCAAGCGGCAGAGGCAGAGCTCAGCGGGGCTGCCTCAGGGCCTGGGGCAGCTGGGGTCTGGTCTTCTGGTCCAGGTGACCCTGAGGACCCTGGGCTCTTCCCTCACACACACCACGCTGGCCTTGGGCAGGCGCAGGAAGGCAGCCCACAGGGTGCTGGGCGCTGCGGGCTGAGGCCAGATCTGCTGCACACCAAGGCAGCAGTGGCCCCGGGGAGCCACCCCGAGCTGGGTGACGCTCTCCCCGGCTTCAGACCTTACCCCCGCCTCTGGCTCCCAGCAGCAGCCTCCCGAGCGCCCCCTTCACCTCCTTGTTCCTGAGGGTGTAGATCAGGGGGTTGAGCAGTGGGGTGACCATGTTGTAGAAGAGCGTGAGGAACTTGCCCTGGTCCTGGGAGGAGTGCTTTCCGGGCTGCATGTACATGTAGATGATGTTCCCGTAGAAGAGCGAGACCACGGTgaggtgggagccacaggtgTTGAAGACTCTGTGCCTTCCTGAGGACGACTGGATTCTGCACACAGCCCTGACGATGTGGCCGTAGGAGCCCAGGATGAAGACCAGGGGGCACAGCACGATGCCTATGGCCAGGACGAAGACAGCGCCTTCCATGGCCACTGTGCTGACGCAGGCCATGCGGATCAGGGCCGGCATCTCACACAGGAAGTGGTCCACCTTGTTGTGCCCACAGCGGGGTAATCGCAGGGTCAGTGGGGACATGACCAGGGAGTTGGCCACCCCGCAGCCCCAGGCCACCGACACCAAGCCCAGGCAGAGCCTGGGACTCATGATCACCGTGTAGTGCAGGGGCTTGCAGACGGCCACGAACCTGTCGTAGGCCATGGCGGCCAGCAGCAGGCACTCCACCCCGCCCAGGCCCAGGAACAGGAAGAGCTGCACCCCACAGCCCGAGGAGCTGATGGTCTTGTCGCGGCCACTCAGGTTGTAGAGCAGCTGGGGGATGGAGCTGGAGGTGAAGCCGAGGTCCAGGAAGGACAGGTGGccgaggaagaagtacatgggtgtgcgGAGCCGGGGGTCCAGCCGACACACCAGGATGATGGTGCTGTTGCCCACCAGGGTCAGCACGTAGGCCACCAGGATGACCACAAAGAGGACCCTCTCCAGGTGGGGGCGGTCAGAGAAACCCAGGAGGACGAAGCGGCCCTGGCTGCTGCTGTTGGTCCCGTCCATCTCTGTGCTCCTGAGCAGAGGTGTCCACACAGGAGGGACAGCAACTGAGGCTGGGACGTGGGCTCCCAGCCAGGCCCGAGTGAGCCCAGTGTGCATGCACTTGCTCACCCACCCTAAGCAGAGGTGGGGGCTCTGCTAGGTCATCACTGTCACCCCAGCTTACAGACCAGGAAAGGAGGCACCAGGTGCTAGTGATGTCACAGGCAGAGAGCAGACTTGGTCCCAACCCAGCACCTGGTGCCAGCTGCACCCCAACCACCCTGGTGCTGTCGTTCCAGTGAGCAAGACACCACCTCCAGTCCAACCTGTGCTTCTTCCAGAGCACAACTTCCTGACCCTGGTAAAACCTCAGAGGCACCAAAGGAGACCCCAGACAACCCCTGAGAGCATTTAGGAAATACCAAGTGCAGCTGATCCTTGAACACCAAGGGTCCACTtacacacagatttttaaaagtatacagtATAAccatataaaatacatgaaagtgTGTAAATATAAAAGTATGTACATTAAATAAAGCCAATGCGTCCTGAAAGTAGAGAACAAGAAAATAAGCCcattgttttcagaaaaaaattctaccatGATAAACTACTATGTAACtgggtccacttcaccttttgaatacaGCTCTGgggcttattttttaaagggagaagctttcctttttcttttctccctttcccctccttaacctgggggcagggagcaaGATTGCCCTGAGCTCTCTGTGCTTCACAGGGAGGAGATGTGGGTCAGGGATCCAGGAAGTGAGTATCTCCCAAATTAGCTCCCCTGGAGGCTCCCTGGAACTCCCCACcagagcacacctggaatgtaaccCGGAAGAGCTCCTTTTAGACCCCGGCCCTACTGGTGGCAGAATCACAGCCTGTGGGACAGGAGTCTCCCGCGTCTCTCCTTTGCTaccaaagcaataaaccttccttttcctttttctcaaaaccgcgTCCTCGCTGTTGAGTTGGCACTGgagacaaggaccgagctttcatCAACACTGACTTATATCTGAGCATACTTAGAAAATACAATAATCAGAACGTGCCTGACTGACGTGCCCTCTGTGGAGGAGGGACGTGCAGGTCCCTGCTGTGTCCCTTATGCCAAAACCAACCAAATGACACACGTGGACACTTAATCATACAGAACTGATAGAAGACAGTGTGAcgactttccttttttcctcatcATCTTGGACTTCAGCAGATTTCACAAGCCAAAAATCAGTGTTTAAAACTGTGaagtaaaatgtgaataaatttgcttacagatttttaaaagtctgaaaaatGATCACAGTAGAAATTTCTGCAAGACAATGAAAAGTCTACctgtatggttttttttttttcaaggtgtTTGCAAGAAAAACTATAATAACCAAAATCAGAAATGCCTTGGAAAAGCacaggaaaataaatgatttacaGCGCAGCGACTTGTAGGATGAGCAGTGTTTCCCTGATGACCAGGACACACCACCTGGAACACAAAGGGGCTCACTTTGTAGATCCGTAAATCCAGAGCCAAGAGGCCTGGGTGACACGCTGCGCATAGGGAAGTGTGGGCGAGGAGCCTCCCAGGGCCCTGCGGGAGCTCCGCGGAGCAGCCTCTGAACACACCAGTTCAGAGTCCCCCCAGCCGAAATGTCACTTTTCAAACCAAAAAAACATAGATAAATCATCAACACCAGTCCTGCTGTCCACACCTGCCTCTCTCTGGAAGAAGGTTCCCAGAAGTGTGGGCTCCTCCACCTTCTAGAAGCTTCTGGGAAGGGCCAGCGTATTCACCCCAAATCCTGACTCTAGAAAGAAGCGGATCCTGCTGTTCCCTCTGTGCCAAGGTCCTTTCCAGCACGCCAGCCCAGGCACGGAGCTCTCTGCGCCTTCAGCCTGCCCTGCACACACCTTCCACGGTCACTGCCAACGTCCTGTTAAATGATCAGCCTCCTTTTCCTGCACCCAGTGggtctttctgtcttcctttcaaTTGTTCTTAGTCACACATGACAGCACAGTGACTGACATACCGCACGTGGGTGCCACTCCCCTTCCTGTGGCTGTACGCAGTGCGAGTCTCACTGGTCCTGTGTTACAGAACAAGGGACGAGACGTCTGACTCACGCCACTCTCTCccattcccctcctccctccgTGCCCCACCTCCCCCGTCCAGCCCCGTGAACCTCCACTGCCCCACCCTGCCTGGCCCCAGCCTAtagtgagtcagcatctgcacatcagagagaacttttGACCTTCAGTTTTGGGGACTGGGTGTTTCCGTATTTCCTGTGGAGTTGCAACCACTCTCCCAAGTCCTCTCCTGGAGAGAGCGTAGATTCGCCAAAACCCCTTTGGATCCTTCGCACCGGGCAGGTGGGAGCGCAGCTCAGTGAGCCTGCGGCTGGTTGACAGCTATAGGCCCGCAGGCCAGGGCTCCCTCCTCATGATGCCTAGAGGAAACACCCCCGGAAGTAGTGGGCACTACGCTGGCGAGGGCTCCCCCACAGATGCCCACCATGGTGGCAGTGCAGAGGACAAGAACCAGTTGAAGACACGGGATTGTCAGACAGGGTGCCACCTGGGCCTGAGGAGAGCAGAGCACTCACCCGTGTGCAGACCTGCTCAGCTCGTGTGCAGGAGTGGGCTCGGGCAGACACTCGCAGGTCCAGTTGCTTTCTCCTGGTGCTGCTGACTGATCAAACAGCAGGAAAGCTTCCCCCAAAGGCACGCACTGTCCATCTCAGAAAGAGCCACAGTCAGGCCATGAGTCCAAGAAGTGCCCTTTTCAGTTCCTGGAGGGTGGAGGTAGTCATATGGTTAAGTATTCTAGTTTatcttaaaactaaataaaattaaagtgaaattattttcaggtttaaatttttaaaataattttaattcaccAAATCTATGAATGCAGTAAGATGACGGGAAGCGAGATCTTGCTTTCAGGGAAGGGCACCGGCCTCATCACCAGGTTCCTGGTCCCCACAGAAGGCTGACCACCACACCctcttcatgttttgttttgttttgtttttctcaatgaAACTCACATCTGGGATTCCATTTGCTTACTTCTGCCTGTCAAATCTGGTTTTTTTCCCAACATACTCCAgttacaacatttaaaaaaaaaaatgattttgtgtttttcatgTGCTGCCTTCTGAGAAAATTAATCCCTGATCTTTTACTATAATTTTGCATTGATGAGTCTACAGCTTGTTCTGATTGAATAAGGTGGGCGGTGGTAAACTGCTCTGGGTGACCTGCCTGAGGCTGTCTGTCACGATCCACACACTCTTCAAGAGCAAAGAGAAGCTCTTCATCTTCTGCCTTCCTGCACCTTCAAGGCACACCTGTGGACTTATCTTCCAGCGCTGGGGAGGCACCCAGGGCCTGGAGCTTTCTGGGCGAGGGCCCTACTGCTGGGCGACACCCCAGCCGGGCATCCTTCCTCAGCAAGCCAGCCTGGAGGAGCTCACCTCTGAGAGAAGCTCCGAAGGCCGGAAGCCCACTCACCATCTCCTCCTGCGGTAGCGCACCGCTGGGACCACTGCCAACCAGGAGGCAGAAGGCCGACCGCTGCCGTGTGCTCCCCCGCGTGCGCAATGCGTGGGCGGAACTGCCGGTGCCCTGCTCAGGTGGGCCAGTTCCAACGTCCCACGGGCCGCCTCCGTGTGCAGAGGGGTTTATGGTGACTGCAGGTTGATGCAGCTCTCCTGAGGAAGGATCAGGGAGGGACCTGGGGGTGGCCCAGGTGCATCAGCCTCCCCAAGCTCTGGGGAGACTTCTGAACCCACCAGGGTCAGGCAGCCCAGGTGTGCGGTAGGCGAGCGTCACCTCGAACCCTCCAGCCTCCCACAGGGTCCAGGCAGAAAATGAGGACCATGAGAATCTGTCCCTGGAGACAGAAGGAATCAATACTTCACACAGATGGAGAAGCTGGGCTTCTCCGTCC
This DNA window, taken from Sciurus carolinensis chromosome 19 unlocalized genomic scaffold, mSciCar1.2 SUPER_34, whole genome shotgun sequence, encodes the following:
- the LOC124973391 gene encoding olfactory receptor 2W3-like; protein product: MHTGLTRAWLGAHVPASVAVPPVWTPLLRSTEMDGTNSSSQGRFVLLGFSDRPHLERVLFVVILVAYVLTLVGNSTIILVCRLDPRLRTPMYFFLGHLSFLDLGFTSSSIPQLLYNLSGRDKTISSSGCGVQLFLFLGLGGVECLLLAAMAYDRFVAVCKPLHYTVIMSPRLCLGLVSVAWGCGVANSLVMSPLTLRLPRCGHNKVDHFLCEMPALIRMACVSTVAMEGAVFVLAIGIVLCPLVFILGSYGHIVRAVCRIQSSSGRHRVFNTCGSHLTVVSLFYGNIIYMYMQPGKHSSQDQGKFLTLFYNMVTPLLNPLIYTLRNKEVKGALGRLLLGARGGGKV